The sequence GGGATTTGTTGTTTACAATATGTACACAATTTTGctaaaagtattcactcacctgccttgactcgcacatgaacgtaagtgacatcccattcctaatccacagggttcaatatgacgtcagtccaccctttgcagctataacagcttcaactcttctgggaaggctgtccacaaggtttaggagtgtgtttatgggaatttttgaccattcttccagaagcacatttgtgaggtcacacactgatgttggaccagaaggtctggctctcagtttctgctctaattcatcccaaaggtgttctatcgattgaggtcaggactctgtgcaggccagtcaagttcatccacaccagactctgtcatccatgtctttatggaccttgctttgtgcactggtgcacagtcatgttggaagaggaagggaccagctccaagctgttcccacaaagttgggagcatggaattgtccaaaatgtcttggtatgctgaagcattcagagttcctttcactggaactaaggggccaagcccagctcctgaaaaacaagcccacaccataatccccccttcaccaaactttacacttggcacaatgcagtctgacaagtatcgttctcctggcaaccaccaaacccagactggtccatcagattgccagatggagaagcatgattggtcactccagagaaggcgtctccactgctctagagtctagtggtggctgctttacaccactgcatcccacgctttgcattgcacttggtgatgtatggcttggatgcagctgcttggccatggaaacccattccatgaagctctctgctgaagcactgttctggagctaatctgaaggccacatgaagtttgaaggtctgcagcgattgactctgcagaaagttggtgactCCTTcacactatgcacctcagcatccgctgaccccgctccatcagtttacatggcctaccacttcgtggctgagttgctgtcgttcccacacacttccactttcttataatacagctgacagttgactgtggaatatttaggagtgaggaaatgtcacgactggatttgttgcacaggtggcatcctatcacagttccacgctggaatttactgagctcctgagagcgacccattctttcacaaatgtttgtaaaatcagtctgcatgcctaggtacttgattttatacacctgtggccatggaagtgattggaacacctgattctgattatttggatgggtgagcgaatacttttggcaatatagtgtatctggGACTCCCCATCAGTCAATTAGAACTGatgaagcctcttggatgagacgggaaacattttcaagaaccGAAAAAAGAGTTGAGTTGAAACTGAAGCTTGTAGGATTAAAATGACTGGATGAcggagaatctacacagacagaaTCTGTCTTCCAGTTACTCCAACATGCACTAACTAattaacagaaacatttttttaaaaaagtttctcAAATTGCACTTCTGTTTCCTAATCAAAGCAAAAACCAGCAGCCTGCTGGTTAACTGGATCAGAAACTCTTGGGTGAAAATGTTAAAGTAGGCGAGGCTGTTGCCTTAAGATCATCATGTAGgcacaagaaaacacagactAATGTAAACTAATAGGATCTAACCCTATTTAATGAGCAGGATTAGGAAACAAAATGTcttacagatatttttagggaGCAGACCCACCCATGTTCCACTGATACTCAGCCAGAGGATATTTGATTTCAGCATTTCTAAAATCTCTGCTATGACCCTGCCTCTCTAGTGTGTATGTACACAGTGCCATCTCTAACAGCCTCATCGTTTCACCATCATTACACCCTATCTGTAATGGCATTTTAATCCAAATGTCAAAGTGTCACCTTACTTTCCTTCACCCGGACAGACACCCTCCCACTCTGCATTTAGGGAGTGATGTCACTGTCTGCCTTGCCATGGACTCCAAGCATTTACAGAGTGATTTACAGGCAGTGAACTAATGGAAATAACTGATTGATGGCAAGGGAAGATTGATTAACTCCTTGGATCTTTCATTCTACCCTAGAGGGAATAGTTATGAGGATATATTTGGAGCTTAATTATGTGTAGGAGTGAGGGAAAAAAGCGTTTCCTCATGTCTGAGGTAGTGTGTTTGACAGACACAGAAAGGCTTTCATGGGTTCTGGTCTTGTCAGAATTTACTCCACTAAATAAACAACTGTTTCTCAAGGAAACTGTCAAGAGACAGAGGAAAGAGGCTCATCTCAGCGAACTGGGGGAATAATACTCACCATGAGCACTGACGAGAAGAAGGAGACAACTGGCGTACACCAACCAGCTCACTGCTGAAATGCAGCTTGTGAGTCTGTCAAGGTACTTACAGCGTTTGGTGGAATCATTAGACCCAAGTAAACACAGGGAATCCAGTGgaaaatgaatattttccaGCCTTTTTCAGTTTGGTATTTACTTTGGTAGTTCTCTGCCTTTGGGAATAAAAACCAGAAGCCTGGATGTTgaattttattaataaaaatgtctaattaaagtTGATTAATCAGGCAGCTTTGGAAAGTAACTAAGTGGATTTACTGAAGTGTTTATACTTGTACTTCATTTTTATGGAATTTAGTATTTCATGCAGCTTTATACTTTCATATCACTTTTATGTTGTACATTTACTTAATAGTTTTATCTGTTATTAGTtactttttacattaaaaaactaaaagaaaaaaaggattttttccCATCACAGATTTATCTTGGTGGAAATTAACTAAATACTGTACTTCACTTTATGCTTCCATTCCACTACATTTCAAAggcaaaagtaaacattttttactCCACTGTTCCACACTTTAATTACTACTTtgcaaatttagtttaattttgcaaaatataatcaataaaaatgtaaattatcaCAAGCAGATAAACTTTTTAAAGTACTAATATGAGTGTCAACTTTGAGGTTTTAAACTCATTAATACATCATTAATGATAATCCaatcatatttttttgaaatatgtcATTCTGAAACCTGAGTACTTTTTCCCCTTTGATGCTAATCTTTTTCTGTtactgaactaaaaaaaaaaaaaaaaaaaagcctgactCTTACCATTACCATTAATACCCTGTTGCCAGTAGCACATTGTAATATTGCTGCTTTTACTCAGGCATGTAAGACGTAAGATCTGAGTACTTCTTCCACCTCTGCCCATTAGAGGGACCACACCCTGGGTTGAGAACCATTGAATTAAACTACCTAACTGTATGTAGAGTCATTAAAACTAAACTACGTTTAATGAGAATTTATGTTTCTGATAattcatctgtattttttactttaaatggcAGTTGGAAGAGtatgtttacagtgtttaatgGGTATTGTTTCTTAAGTGTAGGATCTGAAATCTTATTCCACTGAAGCTACACAGGAATGTTATCAGAAAGGGACTCAGCAGCTCTGTTTGACATTAACGATGTTGAACTGACTTACTTGGAGTTTTTTTCTTACTGGAACATGTCCTTGAGCGTACACATAAAACACGGCTCTGAGACGACTTCCTTTCTCCTGTGCAGTGTTGtcaaatcaggaacatcttgtctcagagtgatgctgaaaaactgcatttgttacttttagGCTGGAGTATTGTAATTCTTTATTACCAGGATTTCCTAATCACTCTCTGAAAACTTCCATTTGATCCAGAATGCTGCTATTAGCTTCACTTCACCGGCTCCTTGTAAAATCCACAATAGAATTTAACACCTTTCTCCTCACATAGAAAGCTCATAATAAACCAACTCAATTGTATCTCAAAGGCCTCGTTGTACCAAAATATCCCAGCGGAGCACTTCACTCTCAGACTTATTTTTGGTTTCTAAAAGCAGAATGAGAGGCAGAACCTCCAGCTATCAGACTCTTCTCATGcagaatcagctcccagtttgagTCAAGGAGGAAGACAACCTCTCTACTTTAAAGATCAGActcaaaaccttcatttttgaTGAAACTTAAAGTTAGGACATGACCCTGAACCATCTTTTAGCTATGATGCTATAGACCTCGACTACTGAGGGACTTCCCATTCTGCACTGAgctcctcttctcttcttctctcttcaTACATTCATATACCACAAGTGCATGAcattaactttgtgtcttctctagtttgtgtctttttttccctctgtgcAGGAATCTGTGGCACTGGAGCTGCAGATTTCTGATCAGCTGCCACTGGCCTCACCGACCTCCTCAGTGTATATTGTTCTGCTATGTGTCGTTTGTCTATATTCTATCTGATATCTTGTTCTGTCTCCACTTTactctcaccccaactggtgaggcagatggctgccctccctaagcctggttctgctggaggtttctttCTGTCAAAGGGGAGTTTTTTCTCACACTGCCTTCAAAGagctgctcaaagggaatctttAGTTTGGTTGAGTTTCTCTCCATTATTGTAATATCTTTACCTTACTATGTAAAGCACCTTGACTTGAATTGCCTTGAGAAAACACGACTGAGTTAAGTTGAATCTAATTAACTCAATAATGAATCTAGTCTCTTTATATTTCTGGTATTAATGAgtgtttatggaaaaaatatgtcagtcaagtggtttaaaaaaaatctaaagattTATTCATGTGGTGTGTTAGCTGTGTAGTTACTGATGGGAAACAAAGTGCAATAGTTGCATAAAGGCTGTTTGAATTTGTGGCCTGGAGCTGCCTGGCCGGCCGCTGTCACAACATCTGTTACAAGAATTAACTGTCTCAGCCGTTTAAAGGCTGCAAGTGAGGAACAGAATAAACTGCACTGCTCAGTGTGTGTACATCACACTTCACCAGTACGCTATGTGCTATTCACCTCACattttatgctgtatttttattattattccttGCACAAGTACAGCTTTAGCACGTCGCAGCAGATTCACTCGTCTTTATCCAGAACTTCTCAATTAGAAAATCAAATAGTTGTGGTTCATTTCCCTCAGTGGGATATGACTTTGTTCGTAAGCACTTGTCAtgcaaacacagcagagttTTTCCAGTCTGAGTACACCAGGAAGCCGCTGAAGGTGCTGTCTGTCTTGGTGCTGGAGTAAAATCCATTGTACTCTGAGAGCGCCATCTGGACCCACACCTGGTCACCAGGGACGAGGTGAAGCAGGGAGCCGCCTGACAGGGACGCTGGTTTGGGCCAGTTgccataaaactgaaaataagaaGCCACCACGTGTCCGTTCTTCATCAGGTCAAACTGCAGGCTGGCACGGTAGACTGTGGCGTGGACGGCGAAGTAGTAAACTCCCGGAACTTTGCAGGTGAAGCGTCCGGTCTCTTTGTTGTAGTCGCCTTGTTCGTTGAGCATGATGGTGTCAAAGTGGACTGCATCACCCACATTAAGGGGTAAAGTGTGGCCCTGAGACAATTTGGCACTAAATGCTGATTTGGGAGCTACAGCACACTCTCCTGgctcccccctctctccctttTGTCCAGGGTCACCGCTGTCTCCGGTCAGGCCTCGCACTCCCGTCTCACCTGAAGAGGACAGACATGAGCGTCCAGCACCAACAGCATCACACACTAGCATAAGGAAAACAGAGTACCTGCTTCTCCCCTGTCCCCTTTCTGTCCTTTCTCCCCCGCAGCAGCATCCCTTCCGTCCCTCCCATCTCTCCCCGGCTGACCAGGACTGCCATGAACTCCAGGAGAGCCGGGGGTACCAGGGTGACCAGTGCACAGGCTGGCAGGGATCTTGTTGTCCTCTAACTGGCTGGAAAGATGGACTTGGAGGACGAGGAGGGAGTGCAGCAAAGGTAACAGCCTAAGAGAGGTCATTGCAGTGTCACGGCTGAGAGAGAAAATaggaacagaaaaaaacaaagataaaggAAAGCATGTGTAGAAGCATTACAGTTTACTAACAAGGCCGTGGGGGAGTGACACCAAAGTTTGGACTGGAGTGCGGACAATGGGAGAAGTTTTTAATCTGATAAAACAAAAGCGCACCACAAATCCCActgcaaatgtaaataaagcctCAGAATTACAAATGGAAAGAGagcacatatattttttttaactgtggcATGTGTAAACACTGAAgcaagtttttacaacataattGAAGACCTTTCGGGATAATATTTAGTTTGCTTTTTCTTGTCAAACAGAGCATGACAAAGGATTACAAAAGTTTCCACTTCATTAAAAGGGAATCTGCCAAGTGAACTTAAggagtgtttttctctctgacaaTAGTTCCAGCTACAAATGCTCTTTGAAAATCAGATAAAACCTGCAGGATGGTGACTAATTCAAACTGCTGCACAgttttttcatcatgttgtaGTCATGGAGCTGTATGACAATGTGTGAGTCAACGCTGGTATTTAGTCACAAAACTGCCTCTAAAaatagtcagatttttttttaaagtatctATTGTTTCTGAAAACCAAACTTAACTGTTTTAAACATATCTAATAATTCAAATTGCGTATTAGCAAAGGAAATATGTATTATTATACCTTGTCTGCAAATTCCTCATTTAGTTCgaggtaaaagaaaaacacaaataaccGCATCACTTTCCAACCTGCCGCTATTCATTCGATTTCAGTGCAGTCAAAAGTGTAACCAAGTACCTAGCAATTCAGAACAGATGAAGTTTCAAAAATGTCCTTCTCCACTCAGGCATAATAACTtcgaaaatatttttaaaactttcctAAGCATAGATTTTTTGACTGATATTTGACtgcaacagcacacacacactgagagctTGTGTTTCTTAATACAGCTGCAGTTTGTGATCCAACAGGTGACTCATTTTCCTCAAATGATCGAGTTGAGAGTCGTGATACTGAGAACAGCATGCACCTTTTT comes from Amphiprion ocellaris isolate individual 3 ecotype Okinawa chromosome 7, ASM2253959v1, whole genome shotgun sequence and encodes:
- the c1qtnf5 gene encoding complement C1q tumor necrosis factor-related protein 5, with product MTSLRLLPLLHSLLVLQVHLSSQLEDNKIPASLCTGHPGTPGSPGVHGSPGQPGRDGRDGRDAAAGEKGQKGDRGEAGETGVRGLTGDSGDPGQKGERGEPGECAVAPKSAFSAKLSQGHTLPLNVGDAVHFDTIMLNEQGDYNKETGRFTCKVPGVYYFAVHATVYRASLQFDLMKNGHVVASYFQFYGNWPKPASLSGGSLLHLVPGDQVWVQMALSEYNGFYSSTKTDSTFSGFLVYSDWKNSAVFA